The following coding sequences lie in one Meles meles chromosome X, mMelMel3.1 paternal haplotype, whole genome shotgun sequence genomic window:
- the CT83 gene encoding kita-kyushu lung cancer antigen 1, with amino-acid sequence MNMLLLLLSGILFAFLFVFWKSGFQSSVGEMSSNSTSLALVRPTSSTGSTKSNTDKSLSVISLSRDTLINSPHMITMQKRILVNLRIVEYKLAELEHFLVIKGLNGALVNWKSDRLREGSNSEGNH; translated from the exons ATGAACATGCTGTTGCTTCTACTGAGCGgcattctctttgcttttctgtttgtcttctggAAAAGCGGCTTTCAG AGCAGCGTTGGTGAAATGTCATCAAATTCGACTTCTCTTGCACTAGTAAGACCAACCTCTTCTACTGGGTCAACTAAGAGCAATACTGATAAGAGTCTTTCAGTCATCAGCCTCTCTCGGGATACCTTAATTAATTCCCCACACATGATAACCATGCAGAAGCGAATATTGGTAAACCTCAGGATCGTGGAATACAAGCTGGCTGAATTGGAACATTTCCTAGTTATCAAGGGCTTAAATGGTGCATTAGTTAACTGGAAATCTGATAGGCTTAGAGAAGGTAGTAACAGTGAAGGCAATCATTAA